A portion of the Sphaerochaeta pleomorpha str. Grapes genome contains these proteins:
- a CDS encoding ABC transporter permease subunit, whose translation MGWILLPPLYFTNHDLIQNQKSGLAMHFDKEILGYKKKESRIAIFSLLPIFLYHFILVVLPSFNSFFNSFTDWNGLISKKFIGIKNYLELFKDPNFYEAFANNIRWLSIFLTIPIILSILIGFFLAKTQKGQVALRACYFLPYVISAAIAGKIFAAFYNPYFGINSLFEQMGLGFLAKDWLAPSHALFSVASVDMWHWWGFLLVVFLSAMQQIDPMLYESAEVEGASEMQKLWYITIPGIKKTLLFVILASMVWSISTFDYVWVMTKGSSGSSLLSTMLYKNAFFKYRAGYACAISVVQTFIAIVIFGGFALFQKKFGDE comes from the coding sequence ATGGGGTGGATATTACTTCCACCCCTGTATTTCACCAATCATGATCTCATTCAAAACCAAAAATCAGGATTAGCTATGCATTTTGACAAAGAAATCTTAGGATACAAAAAAAAAGAAAGCCGGATAGCCATTTTTTCCTTACTGCCTATATTCCTCTATCATTTCATTCTGGTTGTTTTACCTTCCTTCAATTCATTTTTCAATTCATTCACTGATTGGAATGGATTGATTTCAAAAAAATTCATTGGCATAAAAAATTACCTGGAACTATTCAAAGATCCCAATTTCTATGAGGCATTCGCAAACAATATCAGGTGGTTGTCGATATTTCTAACAATTCCCATTATCCTTAGCATATTAATTGGATTTTTCCTGGCAAAAACCCAGAAAGGGCAAGTTGCCTTGCGTGCTTGTTATTTTCTCCCCTATGTTATTTCTGCTGCAATCGCTGGTAAAATATTTGCAGCATTCTACAATCCTTACTTTGGGATTAATTCTTTGTTTGAACAAATGGGTCTCGGTTTTCTAGCAAAAGACTGGCTTGCACCTTCGCATGCATTATTTTCAGTAGCCAGCGTCGATATGTGGCACTGGTGGGGATTCCTGCTTGTTGTGTTTCTCAGCGCTATGCAACAAATTGACCCAATGTTATACGAAAGTGCAGAAGTGGAAGGAGCCAGCGAAATGCAAAAACTCTGGTACATTACCATCCCTGGCATTAAAAAGACCCTGCTGTTTGTTATCCTTGCAAGCATGGTTTGGTCAATAAGTACATTCGATTACGTGTGGGTAATGACAAAAGGATCTTCGGGATCTTCGCTATTATCAACAATGCTCTATAAAAATGCATTCTTCAAATACCGTGCAGGATATGCCTGTGCTATCTCTGTTGTCCAAACCTTCATAGCAATAGTAATTTTCGGTGGGTTTGCATTATTTCAAAAAAAATTTGGGGATGAATAA
- a CDS encoding ABC transporter substrate-binding protein has protein sequence MKKKGILLLIMLCSFGILFANGQSEKTAKKVIEISSNVTEEGQIATQQKIFSQLVSEYNQKNGTSYELRLVTGQGMDITNTRMSSNDKPDIFTIDSPADVNRYQKDGLLLDLTPYAKQYDWQGTLFDWAYKLAVINGKVYTLPFGYEGMVMWYNKDIMKELGLTPESLTNLTSFEMALEKAKDAGYIPMMLGSQDWPWAQEWYLSILFSYTGRDLLKNTIEGKDAQGWNNEAFKKTVELAKSWNDKGYLADGKSYILTSDDAINAFTSGKALFKIEGTWAPYWIIPLEKEDYEKIGVMLHPAINNVEKPHMPLAVGGMWCASASTKNADISGYILSNMMRDEFQGMFLESGLDIAPKVIDKKQFANLSPIVQDMWAMVNTALDEGSFGYTTWAFYPPETRLYAYEGIVDVYDGKLSIDDYLAEMQRLNTKELNEGFVPVIPSAK, from the coding sequence ATGAAGAAAAAGGGTATTCTGTTGCTGATTATGCTCTGTTCCTTTGGCATACTATTTGCGAACGGACAAAGCGAAAAAACAGCAAAGAAAGTAATTGAGATTTCTTCCAATGTTACGGAAGAAGGACAGATTGCCACACAGCAAAAGATTTTTTCTCAGCTTGTTAGTGAATACAATCAGAAAAACGGCACTTCCTATGAACTAAGGCTAGTCACTGGACAAGGTATGGATATAACAAATACCCGGATGAGTTCCAATGACAAACCAGATATTTTTACTATTGACTCTCCTGCCGATGTAAACCGCTACCAGAAAGACGGTCTTCTTCTGGACCTTACTCCCTATGCAAAACAGTACGATTGGCAGGGCACCCTTTTTGATTGGGCCTATAAACTGGCAGTAATCAATGGCAAGGTATATACGCTCCCGTTCGGATATGAGGGAATGGTGATGTGGTACAACAAAGACATCATGAAAGAATTAGGGCTTACCCCTGAATCTTTGACTAACCTTACCAGTTTTGAGATGGCTCTCGAAAAAGCCAAGGATGCCGGGTACATCCCCATGATGCTTGGTTCACAGGATTGGCCATGGGCCCAGGAATGGTATCTTTCAATCCTTTTCAGCTACACCGGTCGTGATTTACTGAAAAACACGATTGAAGGGAAAGACGCCCAAGGTTGGAACAACGAAGCTTTCAAGAAGACTGTCGAGTTGGCCAAGTCGTGGAATGACAAAGGATACCTTGCTGATGGAAAGTCTTACATCCTCACTTCTGATGATGCAATCAATGCATTCACCAGTGGAAAAGCCTTATTTAAAATTGAAGGAACATGGGCTCCCTACTGGATCATTCCCCTTGAAAAAGAAGATTATGAAAAAATTGGTGTAATGCTCCATCCTGCAATAAACAATGTTGAAAAACCGCATATGCCATTGGCAGTCGGAGGAATGTGGTGTGCCTCAGCCTCTACAAAGAATGCAGATATTTCCGGATATATTCTATCCAATATGATGCGTGATGAATTCCAAGGCATGTTTTTGGAATCCGGTCTTGATATTGCACCTAAAGTAATCGACAAAAAGCAATTTGCAAATCTATCACCTATCGTACAAGATATGTGGGCAATGGTGAACACGGCCTTGGATGAAGGTTCCTTCGGGTATACAACTTGGGCATTCTATCCTCCAGAAACAAGACTGTACGCATACGAAGGCATTGTTGATGTCTATGATGGGAAGCTCAGTATTGATGATTACCTTGCAGAGATGCAACGTTTGAACACCAAGGAGCTCAACGAAGGCTTTGTCCCTGTAATTCCTTCTGCGAAATAA
- a CDS encoding helix-turn-helix domain-containing protein encodes MDKPVSKAKVHNLKFSYSLVNIALDQDFPLYWFHHDASNDEINQLHNHDVIEIGLCLEGYGLFIQGKKIQSYKPGDVIVMGPLVYHRANNSNPDKKNHWIFFYFNPKDWNAQEIPPNSMFFADRNKHRDFSNLLGILYHELEEKQQGYREIAKGLIISISSYIVRQLSNQEGIIESAAFDKRETIDSRILRALDLLTEFKNLDCPISEVAERCYLSESHFRQLFRDQIGISPKEFQTEVKLKVAMAMLRDKKKSILDISLECGFDSLCNFNRQFKNKTGQPPSVWRKNPIVEISK; translated from the coding sequence ATGGACAAACCAGTTTCAAAAGCAAAAGTACATAATTTGAAATTCTCCTATTCCTTGGTCAACATCGCTTTGGATCAAGATTTCCCCCTATACTGGTTTCATCATGATGCCTCAAACGATGAGATCAACCAGTTACATAATCACGATGTAATTGAGATAGGACTCTGCCTCGAAGGGTATGGCCTGTTTATACAGGGAAAGAAAATTCAATCCTATAAACCTGGGGATGTAATTGTTATGGGGCCATTGGTCTATCATAGAGCCAACAATAGCAATCCGGACAAAAAGAACCATTGGATATTTTTCTATTTCAATCCGAAAGACTGGAATGCCCAAGAAATTCCTCCAAATTCAATGTTTTTTGCTGACAGGAACAAACATCGGGACTTTTCCAATTTGCTCGGCATTCTCTACCATGAGCTGGAAGAAAAACAACAGGGGTACAGGGAAATAGCAAAAGGACTGATTATTTCAATCTCCTCCTATATTGTTCGACAATTGAGTAATCAAGAAGGAATCATTGAATCGGCAGCTTTTGATAAACGAGAAACTATTGATAGCCGCATCCTCAGAGCCCTGGACCTGCTCACAGAATTCAAAAATCTGGATTGTCCCATTTCCGAAGTCGCTGAACGATGTTACCTCTCTGAATCTCATTTCAGGCAACTTTTTCGTGACCAAATTGGCATTTCTCCCAAGGAATTCCAGACTGAGGTAAAATTGAAGGTTGCAATGGCAATGCTTAGGGACAAGAAAAAATCAATTCTGGACATCTCTCTTGAATGTGGTTTTGACAGCTTATGTAATTTCAACCGCCAATTCAAAAATAAAACAGGCCAGCCGCCCTCTGTATGGAGAAAAAATCCTATAGTAGAAATCTCAAAATAG
- a CDS encoding galactose mutarotase — protein sequence MFFTLSNEFLHLTIDSLGARPCSISTPQGLSYLTDPAIQSSPFLFPFVGRQCNNRYTYRGTGYEIPIHGFIRNKEFSVEYQDNNSLTLFCCSDADTLSQYPFPFRFDLTYRLRENCLEIIPKVTNTGKEAMYYGFGFHPAFNAPIEGGEFSHCFLEFPKATVLEEQPIALSKLALEKRLPFPLKESRLDLTHELFDNDARILYGTGGEVTFSQRHSPHRLTICYDTFPQLVIWQRPKMKGNTICLEPCTSLPAFDGKTTELTEQKDLVFLASNTSREHAISIVFA from the coding sequence ATGTTTTTTACGCTGTCAAATGAGTTTCTGCATCTTACAATCGATTCCTTGGGAGCAAGACCCTGCTCGATTTCCACACCGCAGGGTTTGTCTTATCTTACTGATCCAGCTATCCAAAGTTCCCCATTCCTTTTTCCTTTCGTTGGGAGACAATGTAACAATCGATATACGTACAGGGGAACCGGATATGAAATTCCCATCCATGGGTTTATCCGAAACAAAGAATTTTCTGTAGAATACCAGGATAATAATTCCCTGACCCTTTTTTGTTGTTCCGATGCTGACACCCTATCTCAATATCCGTTTCCATTCCGCTTCGATTTGACCTATCGGTTGAGGGAAAACTGTCTGGAAATTATCCCAAAAGTCACCAATACAGGGAAGGAAGCCATGTACTATGGTTTTGGGTTCCACCCTGCCTTCAACGCACCTATAGAAGGAGGCGAATTCTCACACTGCTTTCTGGAATTTCCAAAGGCAACCGTTCTGGAAGAACAACCCATTGCCCTTTCCAAGTTGGCATTGGAAAAGCGCTTACCCTTCCCCCTCAAAGAAAGCAGGCTCGACCTTACCCATGAACTCTTTGACAACGATGCACGTATTTTGTACGGTACCGGCGGTGAGGTTACGTTCTCACAGAGACATTCCCCCCATAGATTGACCATTTGCTATGATACGTTTCCCCAACTGGTAATCTGGCAACGGCCAAAGATGAAAGGAAATACGATTTGTCTGGAACCTTGCACCAGTCTACCTGCCTTCGACGGGAAAACAACAGAACTGACCGAACAGAAAGATTTGGTTTTCCTTGCCTCGAATACCTCCAGGGAACATGCTATTAGCATTGTGTTTGCTTGA
- a CDS encoding NAD(P)/FAD-dependent oxidoreductase translates to MLYPMYDVIIIGSGASGLFLAANLSGLKALVLEKNDRPGKKILITGGGMCNLTNCDDTNTFLSHFKDKQQSNFLRPALMQFSTKDTKAWFEHQLLELVVREDGKVFPQSLKAQSVVDVLYTASLKNRVQFNFGERVASIEKTESGFSVQTNKECYQAKTVVLATGGMSYPTTGSTGDGYALAKALGHSIVPPTPSLVGVAVKEYPFVELAGNAIRSSLIDFFHEGEAKRYLRSQGDMLFTHDGVSGPVIMNNARSLIKGDLLCASLVQTENKETKKQELLALLQDSPKKQVFTLLKSLGIFSSLAEKLLAYSSIGKEETCANLPKEKRKSLVTNILDFPLVVSAKKSFSSAMVTAGGLSLIEFDRKTLESKKVSGFFASGEVLDLDGDTGGYNLQAAFSTAMLVCTALKDRM, encoded by the coding sequence ATGCTTTATCCCATGTATGACGTTATTATCATTGGAAGCGGGGCGAGCGGGCTTTTTTTGGCAGCAAATCTGTCAGGTCTGAAGGCATTGGTACTGGAGAAAAATGACAGGCCGGGTAAAAAGATTCTGATTACCGGCGGAGGCATGTGCAATCTCACCAATTGCGACGACACCAATACATTCCTGTCCCATTTCAAAGACAAGCAGCAAAGCAATTTCCTCAGACCTGCGTTGATGCAGTTTTCAACCAAGGATACAAAAGCCTGGTTTGAACACCAGCTCTTGGAACTGGTTGTCAGGGAAGACGGGAAGGTTTTCCCCCAGTCCCTGAAAGCACAGTCCGTAGTGGACGTTCTCTACACCGCTTCCCTGAAAAACAGGGTGCAGTTCAATTTTGGGGAACGAGTTGCATCCATCGAAAAAACAGAATCGGGTTTCTCGGTACAGACGAACAAAGAATGCTATCAGGCAAAAACAGTCGTCCTTGCAACGGGAGGCATGAGCTATCCTACCACCGGGTCGACGGGCGATGGCTACGCGCTTGCCAAGGCCTTGGGACATAGCATTGTGCCCCCTACCCCTTCTTTGGTCGGGGTTGCAGTAAAGGAATATCCATTTGTAGAGCTTGCAGGCAATGCGATCAGGAGCTCGCTCATTGATTTTTTCCATGAAGGGGAAGCAAAGCGTTACTTGCGCTCACAAGGGGATATGCTTTTTACCCATGACGGAGTCTCCGGCCCTGTTATCATGAACAATGCGAGGTCACTGATAAAAGGCGACCTTCTCTGTGCTTCCTTGGTCCAAACCGAGAACAAAGAGACAAAAAAACAAGAGTTGTTGGCTTTGTTACAGGACAGCCCGAAAAAACAAGTCTTTACGCTGCTCAAAAGCCTTGGCATTTTCTCCAGCCTGGCAGAGAAGCTCCTTGCTTACTCGTCAATCGGAAAGGAAGAAACCTGTGCCAACCTGCCAAAAGAAAAAAGAAAAAGTCTGGTTACCAATATCCTTGATTTTCCCCTGGTAGTTTCTGCCAAAAAATCCTTTTCCTCGGCAATGGTCACCGCAGGGGGTCTTTCCCTCATTGAATTCGACCGCAAAACCTTGGAGTCAAAAAAAGTCTCCGGCTTCTTTGCCTCTGGGGAGGTTTTAGACCTTGATGGCGATACCGGAGGCTATAATTTACAAGCCGCGTTTTCGACAGCAATGCTGGTATGTACTGCGCTCAAAGATAGGATGTAG
- a CDS encoding MFS transporter — protein sequence MKKTPAKNLQEVNQNRNMNGFLVHALFLALTLNFIDINTVIPNMLAEAGATSFHLGILSAIMIGGAGFMQLVFAGLIIPLKRKKPALLAGIYLRVVALVAMGLFLKTLTEQANWKVWAILSLMALFSFSGAFANISYTDIMGRVIEPVRRKRLLVSKQLISSVGVIVSALLVKLILTALPYPLNYSMLFLLSGILLSLATLGFWMLKETDAPLTEKITLTKRFGMFTKALKEDRNLRLYLWLLNTSGVFLSTIPFLILFARTKFEINGSLVGTFLLARMIGSLVFNILLKLFSKSEQYRPLLYLFIGLGSATLVLALLLTSSPLLYSLVFLLSGATGAVFQIVTAGVLLEISNDENRGIYAGLAGAGSFMNILYPILAGILVTKLGYPVVFLLTSIYILLGLYTAKRIRCERIAR from the coding sequence ATGAAAAAAACACCTGCTAAAAACCTACAAGAAGTAAATCAGAACCGTAACATGAACGGCTTTCTTGTGCATGCCCTTTTTTTGGCCCTGACGCTGAATTTCATAGATATAAACACAGTGATTCCAAACATGCTTGCCGAGGCTGGCGCGACGTCTTTCCATCTGGGAATCTTGTCTGCCATCATGATCGGGGGAGCAGGATTCATGCAACTGGTTTTTGCAGGTCTTATCATCCCGCTCAAAAGGAAAAAACCTGCTTTGCTAGCTGGCATCTATCTCAGGGTAGTTGCCCTTGTTGCAATGGGTTTATTCTTGAAAACCCTCACAGAACAGGCTAACTGGAAGGTATGGGCTATTCTTTCTCTGATGGCCCTGTTCTCGTTTAGCGGAGCCTTCGCCAATATCTCCTATACTGATATCATGGGGCGAGTAATCGAGCCTGTGAGGCGCAAAAGACTCTTGGTCTCAAAACAACTGATATCCAGTGTCGGGGTTATCGTCTCGGCCCTCTTGGTTAAGCTCATCCTTACAGCCCTTCCTTATCCTTTGAACTACAGCATGCTCTTTCTGCTTTCGGGAATTCTGTTGTCACTTGCTACCTTGGGCTTTTGGATGCTCAAGGAAACCGATGCCCCCCTTACAGAGAAAATAACGCTTACAAAACGATTTGGAATGTTCACAAAGGCCTTGAAAGAAGACAGAAACCTCAGGCTTTACCTCTGGCTGTTGAATACCTCGGGAGTTTTTCTATCCACCATCCCTTTTTTGATTCTGTTTGCAAGGACCAAGTTCGAGATAAACGGAAGCTTGGTGGGAACCTTCCTGCTTGCCAGAATGATTGGAAGCTTGGTTTTCAACATCCTATTGAAACTATTTTCCAAGAGTGAACAGTATCGTCCCTTGCTGTACCTGTTCATCGGTCTTGGATCAGCAACCTTGGTTCTGGCCCTGTTGCTCACCTCTAGCCCCCTGCTCTATTCGCTGGTCTTTTTACTCAGCGGGGCAACCGGTGCAGTCTTCCAAATTGTGACAGCTGGGGTTTTGCTTGAGATTTCCAATGACGAGAACAGGGGTATCTATGCAGGCCTTGCAGGAGCTGGTTCTTTCATGAACATCCTCTACCCTATCCTTGCAGGCATCCTGGTAACGAAACTGGGCTATCCAGTGGTGTTTCTCCTCACCAGCATCTATATCCTATTGGGCCTGTACACGGCAAAAAGAATCAGGTGTGAGAGAATTGCAAGGTAA
- a CDS encoding GntR family transcriptional regulator, with protein sequence MADTYFKQQAYELIKDKILKCEYMPNSFINEKMIQEELNCSRTPIREALSRLEQEHLLKIIPKKGILISDLSINEIAMLYETRILIEPYILRNYGAAIPRDLLLEFSELFSDNNPEESLEKELIADDSFHNALYRACANTYLLSCLNETTMQNQRIRILTGFTQGRINDSQMEHKVIIDQLLAQNYEKAAQAMEYHLKTAEEKAFNMLVSNKGWVKQDL encoded by the coding sequence ATGGCAGATACTTACTTCAAACAACAAGCATATGAACTGATCAAGGACAAAATCCTGAAATGCGAATATATGCCCAATTCCTTTATAAATGAAAAGATGATCCAGGAAGAACTCAATTGCTCAAGGACCCCTATCCGCGAAGCCTTGAGCAGGCTGGAGCAAGAACACCTATTGAAAATAATTCCCAAGAAAGGCATTTTGATAAGCGACCTTTCCATCAATGAAATCGCCATGTTGTACGAGACCAGAATCCTTATCGAACCCTATATCCTGCGAAACTACGGGGCTGCAATCCCCCGTGATTTGCTTTTGGAGTTTTCTGAGTTGTTCTCTGATAACAACCCAGAGGAAAGCCTCGAGAAAGAACTGATTGCAGACGATAGTTTCCACAATGCCCTGTACCGGGCCTGTGCAAACACGTACCTGCTCTCCTGTCTTAATGAGACAACCATGCAGAACCAACGGATACGAATCCTGACAGGTTTCACCCAAGGCAGAATCAACGATTCGCAGATGGAGCATAAAGTGATCATCGACCAGTTGCTTGCCCAGAACTATGAGAAAGCTGCCCAGGCAATGGAATATCATTTGAAAACAGCTGAAGAAAAAGCCTTCAATATGCTGGTTTCCAACAAGGGTTGGGTCAAACAAGACTTATGA
- a CDS encoding C4-dicarboxylate TRAP transporter substrate-binding protein, translating into MKKTFIVMLALAVLASGSVFANGSSETKAAAKPAQVVKVQIGFENSLTEPVGQGLLKWQQLVNEKGDGSMEIVLYPDSQLGSKNELIDSMLLGEPVVTLADGAFYADYGVKDFGILFGPFLFDTWEQAWTLTESDWYKKQSSLLEAKGLKILSSNWKYGDRHTMTTKLVKTPEDLKGVKVRVPSNQIQTEGFNALGAVAVGLPLGDAYEALTTGTISGVENPFATLYGRKFQEVAKYLLLDGHVKNFTTWVTGTMFFNSLTPAQQELLVSTGKEAGFYNNEVLDQAEQGYKDKMIAEGVTITEMTAESRKAFKEAAQSFYANGAKFGWSDGLYETVQKAMIAK; encoded by the coding sequence ATGAAAAAGACTTTTATTGTAATGTTGGCCCTTGCAGTACTTGCCAGTGGCTCAGTGTTTGCAAACGGTTCAAGTGAAACCAAGGCTGCTGCAAAGCCCGCCCAGGTTGTCAAAGTGCAGATTGGTTTTGAGAATTCGCTTACAGAACCTGTCGGACAGGGCCTGCTCAAGTGGCAGCAGCTCGTCAATGAAAAGGGTGACGGTAGCATGGAAATCGTACTGTATCCCGATAGCCAACTCGGAAGCAAGAATGAGCTTATCGACTCAATGCTTCTTGGCGAACCAGTCGTTACCCTTGCAGACGGCGCTTTCTATGCTGACTATGGTGTAAAAGACTTTGGTATCCTTTTTGGACCCTTCCTCTTTGACACTTGGGAACAGGCTTGGACCCTTACCGAAAGCGATTGGTACAAAAAACAGAGTAGTCTGCTCGAAGCAAAAGGACTGAAGATTCTTTCCTCCAACTGGAAATACGGTGACCGCCATACCATGACTACTAAACTGGTCAAGACTCCTGAAGATCTCAAGGGTGTCAAGGTCAGGGTCCCCAGCAACCAGATCCAGACTGAAGGTTTCAACGCGCTTGGTGCCGTAGCAGTCGGTCTTCCACTTGGTGATGCTTACGAGGCACTTACCACCGGAACCATCAGTGGTGTCGAGAATCCGTTTGCAACCCTTTATGGAAGGAAATTCCAGGAAGTTGCAAAGTACTTGTTGCTTGACGGTCACGTAAAGAACTTCACCACTTGGGTAACCGGTACCATGTTCTTCAATTCCTTGACCCCAGCACAGCAGGAACTTCTGGTCTCCACAGGCAAGGAAGCAGGCTTCTACAACAACGAAGTACTTGACCAAGCTGAGCAAGGTTACAAGGACAAGATGATAGCAGAAGGTGTAACCATCACTGAGATGACTGCAGAATCCCGTAAGGCTTTCAAGGAAGCTGCACAGTCCTTCTACGCAAACGGTGCAAAGTTCGGTTGGTCTGATGGCCTGTACGAGACTGTACAGAAGGCCATGATTGCAAAATAA
- a CDS encoding TRAP transporter small permease has product MEKKNERLGWLRHLDIIAAGIVLVSLVVLTLVGALSRYILDKPFTWMEEVQLMLEVWVVFLGAGYGFRVGSHVAIEIIIESLPEKVQKVFDFIITLIVVGTLLYLFVQSIGYFNLFVRSGRVTSILQIPYKYIYGIVPVCCVLMLSNYLYVFVRKLHGVDIVKEVSEF; this is encoded by the coding sequence GTGGAAAAGAAAAATGAACGGCTTGGCTGGTTGCGTCACCTAGACATAATTGCAGCAGGAATCGTTCTTGTTTCCCTGGTAGTTCTAACCTTGGTAGGGGCCTTGTCCAGGTATATCCTGGACAAGCCTTTTACCTGGATGGAAGAAGTGCAACTTATGCTGGAAGTATGGGTTGTGTTTTTGGGTGCAGGATATGGTTTCAGGGTAGGGTCGCATGTGGCAATCGAGATTATCATTGAGTCCTTGCCTGAAAAGGTACAGAAGGTGTTCGATTTCATTATCACTTTGATTGTAGTCGGAACCCTGTTATACCTGTTTGTGCAGAGTATTGGGTATTTTAACTTGTTTGTAAGGAGCGGGCGTGTAACGAGCATCCTGCAGATACCCTACAAATATATCTATGGGATCGTTCCTGTATGCTGTGTGCTGATGTTGTCAAATTATCTCTATGTCTTTGTAAGAAAGTTGCATGGAGTCGATATCGTTAAAGAGGTAAGTGAATTTTGA
- a CDS encoding TRAP transporter large permease encodes MNGIITLTFITLLLLLFMKVPVYIAILGSSLLYFFLTPGVNSIVFAQQVVGGTESISLLAIPFFVFMGALMNYSGISSRIYDFASILTGRMRGGLAQVNVLVSTLMGGLSGSNLADAAMESKMLVPQMERKGFSKPFSTVVTATSSVITPLIPPGIAMILYGSIANVSIGKLFVSGLGVGTLLCVTLMVLVAVISKKRDYKPIRTEKLTRKEITTATKPAILPLCIPLVIIGSIRLGIVTPTEAGSAAVVLAIVLGVFYKELDFKSFKKAVTESVTSTSSILLIVAAATVFSWVLTKERIPQQLADWLIGTINNKYVFLLIVNVFLLVVGMFVEGNASMIILVPLLAPIAKAFGVNEIHFAMIYIFNNAIGALSPPMGTLMFVTCGITGCKTKDFIKEAVPFYLVMVLELFLLTYVPFFSTGLVDLLY; translated from the coding sequence TTGAACGGAATAATAACCCTGACATTTATTACCCTGTTACTCCTATTGTTCATGAAGGTCCCTGTATATATAGCGATACTCGGATCGTCACTCCTCTATTTCTTTCTTACTCCGGGAGTAAACTCAATCGTATTCGCCCAGCAGGTCGTAGGTGGCACGGAAAGCATTTCCCTGCTTGCCATTCCCTTCTTCGTGTTCATGGGCGCTTTGATGAATTATAGTGGGATCTCGAGCAGAATCTATGATTTTGCCAGCATCCTGACCGGTCGCATGCGTGGTGGGCTTGCCCAGGTAAACGTATTGGTCTCGACCCTTATGGGTGGCCTTAGTGGTTCCAATCTCGCAGATGCGGCTATGGAAAGCAAGATGCTTGTTCCACAGATGGAGCGAAAAGGTTTTTCCAAGCCATTCTCAACAGTAGTAACGGCCACCTCGTCGGTTATTACCCCGCTTATTCCCCCTGGAATAGCCATGATTCTGTATGGAAGCATTGCCAACGTATCTATCGGAAAGTTATTTGTCTCTGGCCTTGGGGTTGGGACTCTGCTTTGTGTAACCTTGATGGTGCTTGTCGCGGTGATTTCAAAGAAACGTGATTACAAGCCGATTAGGACCGAGAAACTGACAAGAAAAGAGATTACCACCGCAACGAAACCTGCCATTCTACCTTTATGTATCCCCTTGGTTATAATTGGGTCGATTCGTCTTGGGATTGTGACCCCGACTGAGGCAGGCTCGGCAGCAGTTGTCCTAGCCATTGTCTTGGGGGTTTTCTATAAGGAACTTGATTTTAAGAGCTTCAAAAAAGCAGTCACGGAGTCGGTTACTTCAACCTCCTCGATTCTATTGATTGTTGCTGCAGCCACTGTTTTTTCCTGGGTACTTACCAAGGAACGAATTCCTCAGCAACTTGCTGACTGGTTGATCGGGACCATCAATAACAAATATGTCTTCCTCTTGATCGTCAATGTGTTTCTTTTGGTGGTTGGAATGTTTGTTGAAGGGAATGCCTCGATGATTATCCTGGTTCCGCTTCTTGCCCCCATAGCAAAGGCTTTTGGAGTCAACGAAATACATTTTGCCATGATTTACATTTTCAATAATGCAATCGGGGCACTTTCTCCTCCAATGGGAACGTTGATGTTTGTGACCTGTGGTATCACCGGTTGTAAGACTAAAGATTTTATCAAAGAAGCGGTTCCTTTTTATCTGGTGATGGTGCTGGAATTGTTTTTGCTCACTTATGTGCCGTTTTTCTCGACAGGTTTGGTAGACCTTCTCTATTGA